A single window of Silurus meridionalis isolate SWU-2019-XX chromosome 11, ASM1480568v1, whole genome shotgun sequence DNA harbors:
- the map3k7cl gene encoding MAP3K7 C-terminal-like protein — MITSARRITRDKPEVQISFSLDESSELTDAEDQFPSFPDLEQRLQPVLPCQSLKESVQVYRDHCRMAKEFHQVKTEIALLEDRKRELIAELAEDEKVTLEIARLEEEFRLLTEENRTLVTMYTERTQQLAILHTVNQKRPGSS; from the exons ATGATCACCTCGGCAAGACGAATCACCAGAGACAAACCTGAAGTCCAAATCTCCTTCAGCCTTGATGAGTCCTCAG agcTGACCGATGCAGAGGATCAATTTCCATCTTTCCCTGACCTTGAGCAACGGCTGCAG CCAGTGTTGCCATGTCAGTCTCTAAAGGAGTCTGTCCAAGTCTACCGAGACCATTGCAGAATGGCGAAAGAGTTTCACCAGGTTAAAACAGAGATCGCTCTGCTGGAAGACAGAAA AAGGGAGCTGATAGCTGAACTGGCTGAGGATGAGAAGGTGACGTTGGAGATCGCTCGGCTGGAGGAAGAGTTTCGCCTTTTAACAGAGGAGAACCGTACCCTTGTCACCATGTACACAGAGCGGACTCAGCAGCTTGCAATTCTGCACACAGTCAATCAGAAAAGGCCGGGTTCCTCGTGA